Within Bacillus sp. E(2018), the genomic segment TACAGAAAACCACTCGCGTTTATATTCTTCCGTTCCATTCTCTAAAACTTGTTTCACCATTAATTTCTTTGTTTGTAGCAATTCGTTAACTCTAGCTGTTACGAGAGTAAATGATAGCCTTGGTGTTAAAATCGGCATCATTCTATTAAATCGGTTAAAAACCTTTCCGAGAACAGCCCAATAGGCAATTTCACCAGGTCCAGCAACAAACGATAAAACCGGTAAAAGAAACTCTTGCATCAAAGGACGCGTCACGACATTATTGCTGAATTTTTCTGGGTGTTTAACCGCTTCTTCAAGAAGTTCTGATTTAGAAATCGTAAAATCCTTCTCTTTGGACGAAAATCCATCCTCATCACGATACAACAAGATCCTTTCCTGATTTTTCGTATAGAAAAGATGTGCGTTGTTCTCTTGAACCTCTATCGGTGCGGAATAACCCAAATTGCACAGTTCTTCCGTGCACACATTAAATGCCTTATCTATCTCACTGTTATGAAGAATCATCTCTTTTAATATAGTGGATTGCAGTTTCTTAAACCCAGGATCTCCAGAATCTAATAAGATTAAGCCTTCTTCAGAAAACCATTTGGAAAGTAGCTTTGCGAAGAATGTAACAATTGAATCTGACTCTTTCAAGGTACGTTCTGTTTCAGCAAGCAGGTCACTAGTAAAAGCTGTTTCACCAAAAGAACGAAACACTTCCTTTAACCAAGGTAGAACGTCTTCTCTATTCCATTCCCATTGGGAGGCTGAAGATTTTACACTGCTCGCTGACTTTAGGGATACCTTTTTCGCAGTGCTATTCTTAGGAACCATTACATGATTGATCTCTTCCATATCATGATCTTCACCAGCTATCCAAAAAATTGGAACAACGGGAACATTTAATTCTTTTTCAGCTTGTTTTGCTAGTTGAATCGTACTGATGCACTTGTAGATCACTAAAAGCGGTCCGGATAGAAGTCCTGCTTGTTGTCCACCAACGACAGCTACACTATCTTCTGCATTCAATTTTTGTATATTTTTTATTGTTTTGGCCGAGGAACCCACCTTTTGATTATAAGAAGTCAGATAATCCGTAAGACCCTTTCTTGGAAATGAATAACGCTTCAATTCCTGTTGTCTTTTTGTCCATTCTTGCTTGTCATAAGGAGATTTATAATCAAAAAAACGGACAACCTCCTCATCTCCGTTCGAGTACCCTTCTAAAAAAGGCGATGTATGAAGCTGCATTTCCTCCAGTCTCATTTATGAACTTCCTTTCTACGTATCAATTACATCCTTATCGAGTATAGCAAAGAACGAATGAAGAGCATAAAAAATATGCTCTAAATGTTCAAAATACGCGAAATGATTCCATATGTCATCAACGAAAAGTAACCGATGGACAGCACAAGAAACTGCAGACGCCAATTTAACCTAAGTATTTTCCCGATAGACAGATCTAAATCATTTTTCCAGATCACATATGTAAAAAGTAAACAGCCAAATAGAAATACGAGTAGAAGAATCCAGTAATAAGAATGGCC encodes:
- the bshC gene encoding bacillithiol biosynthesis cysteine-adding enzyme BshC produces the protein MRLEEMQLHTSPFLEGYSNGDEEVVRFFDYKSPYDKQEWTKRQQELKRYSFPRKGLTDYLTSYNQKVGSSAKTIKNIQKLNAEDSVAVVGGQQAGLLSGPLLVIYKCISTIQLAKQAEKELNVPVVPIFWIAGEDHDMEEINHVMVPKNSTAKKVSLKSASSVKSSASQWEWNREDVLPWLKEVFRSFGETAFTSDLLAETERTLKESDSIVTFFAKLLSKWFSEEGLILLDSGDPGFKKLQSTILKEMILHNSEIDKAFNVCTEELCNLGYSAPIEVQENNAHLFYTKNQERILLYRDEDGFSSKEKDFTISKSELLEEAVKHPEKFSNNVVTRPLMQEFLLPVLSFVAGPGEIAYWAVLGKVFNRFNRMMPILTPRLSFTLVTARVNELLQTKKLMVKQVLENGTEEYKREWFSVNRPIETYETVQSVRAEFTSSYEKLLNLAEDIDPKLFPVAEHNLKRILSEIDYMENKLEQRVRKKVKKPLAEFDEIMLQLKPTGSLQERVWNIYQFVNEEGSYLMNKLVQYPYDFNGKHKIVYV
- a CDS encoding DUF3397 domain-containing protein, whose translation is MASVLGAIIATLITVPYIVFFLVNKSMLKLTKKRRKAFKAGVDSTTLFLFFAIERMTVEIWGHSYYWILLLVFLFGCLLFTYVIWKNDLDLSIGKILRLNWRLQFLVLSIGYFSLMTYGIISRILNI